A window of Microbispora hainanensis genomic DNA:
CGGAGACCCAGGAGCGGTTCAAGGAGATCAACCAGGCGTACGAGGTGCTGTCCGACGCGGGCAAGCGCCGCATGTACGACATGGGCGCCGACCCGTTCGGCGGTGGCGGCGGAGCGGGGGCCGGAGCCGGCGGCTTCGGCGCGGGCTTCCCGTTCAGCGACATCATGGACGCCTTCTTCGGCTCGGCGGGCGCCGCGCGGGGGCCCCGCTCCCGTGCCCGCCGGGGCCGCAACGCCACCATCAGGGTCGAGCTCGACCTGGCGGAGGCGGCCTTCGGCACGACCCGCGAGATCGTGGTCGACACGGCCGTGGTCTGCGAGGTCTGCCAGGGCTCCGGGGCGGCGTCCGGCACGCACCCCGACACCTGCGACATGTGTCACGGGCGCGGCGAGGTGTCGCAGGTGACCCGTTCGTTCCTCGGCCAGGTCATGACCTCGCGTCCCTGCCCCCAGTGCGGCGGGTACGGCAGCGTCATCCGGCACCCCTGCATGGAGTGCTCGGGCGAGGGACGGGTGCGGACCCGGCGCACGATCAAGGTCAGGATCCCGGCCGGCGTCGAGGACGGCACGCACATCCAGCTCGCCGGCGAGGGCGAGGTCGGCCCCGGCGGCGGGCCTCCCGGCGACCTGTTCCTGGAGATCGTCGAGCGGCCGCACCAGATCTTCGAGCGGCGCGGCGACGACCTGCACTGCACGGTGGCCATCCCGATGACGGCCGCCGCGCTCGGCACCTCGCTCACGATCGAGACCCTCGACGGCGCGGAGGAGATCGACATCCGGCCCGGCACCCAGGCCGGCCAGGTCATCCCCCTGTACGGCAAGGGCGTCCAGCGGCTCAACGAGACCGGCAGAGGCGACCTGCTGATCCACGTGAACGTCGAGACGCCGAGCAAGCTCGACCCGCAGCAGGAGGAACTGCTGCGCGAGCTGGCGAAGCTGCGCGGCGAGGAGCGCCCGCCCGGCAAGTTCTCCCCGGGCCAGCAGGGCTTCTTCTCCCGCCTGCGGGACGCCTTCAACGGCCGCTGAGCTGATCGCATGACTGTTCCCGTGTTCCTGTCGGACGCGGCCGGCCAGACGGGGGACACGATCGTCCTCGACGGGCCCGAGGGGCGGCACGCCGCCGCCGTACGCCGCCTGCGGCCGGGGGAGCGGATCGACCTGACCGACGGCGCGGGGCGGGTGGCCGAGTGCACGGTCACGGCGGCGGGGAAGGACTCGCTGACCGCCGAGGTGCTGCGCCGCTATGAGGTCCCGCCGCCCCGGCCGAGACTGGTGGTCGTCCAGGGCCTGCCCAAGGGCGACCGGGGCGAGCTCGCGGTCGAGATGATGACCGAGGCCGGGGTCGACGTGATCGTCCCCTGGGCCGCCTCCCGGTGCGTCACCCAGTGGAAGGGCGACCGGGCCGCCAAGGCCCTCGCCCGCTGGCGCGGCACGGCCCGCGAGGCGGCCAAGCAGGCCCGGCGCTTCCATCTGCCCGAGGTGACAGAGCAGGCCACGACCGCGGCGGTCGGCGCGCTCGTCTCGTCGGCGGCGCTCGCGGTCGTCCTGCACGAGGAGGCCGCCGAGCCGCTGAGCCGCCTGCCCCTGCCGGAGGAGCCGGGCGACATCGTGATGATCGTCGGCCCGGAGGGCGGCGTCACCGACGAGGAGATCGCCACGTTGCGGGCCGCGGGAGCCACGCCGGCCCTGCTGGGGCCGACGGTGCTGCGCACCTCGACTGCGGGCGTGGCCGCGGCGGCCGTCCTGATGTCCCGCTGCGGCCGCTGGTGACGCACGGCCGCGGCGCATAGCCCGGCCTCGGCTCATAGTCCGGCCGCGGCGCATAGCCCCGCCACGGCTGACAAAGCCGTCCCGTCAACTCGGAGGCCGGGACCGGCCCGTCCACCGGGCCGCGGACCCCGGCCGACGACCAGGGGGCCGGGTCAGGGCGAGGGCGAGGGCGACGGGGCCGCCGCCGCTTCGGGCGTCGCCGCCTCCGCGGGAGGCGGCGTGCTCGGGGTGACCGGGGGCGCGGACGTCGTGCGCGGAGGCGACGACGGGCGGCGCGAGGCCGACGGCGTCGTCACGGGCGTCTCCTGCGTCACCGACGTGGGCGAGCACGTCGGCGGGAGGGCCGTGTCGGGCTCGATCACCCCGGCCTCGGGGGTGGGCGTGACGCAGGGATCGGACGGCGACGGCGACGGTCTGGTGGTCGCCTCCGTCTTGGGCGTGGGGGTCGGGCTGGGCCGTTCGCGCGACGGGCTCGGGGTGACGGGCACGATCACGACCGGCCGCGAGGGCTCCGCCGGGTTGGGCGGCCGGATCACCGACGAGGTGTCCCTGTTGTCCTCACGTTCGTCGCCGGCGTTGGAGATGCCCGTTGATTGCGCCACCTGGTCGCGCAGGCCGGGGACGATCATCACGACCGCGCCCGCCACGAGCACGGCCCCGGCGGCGGCCGCTCCGACCCGCCGCCACAGCAGGTGCCGCAGGCCGCGCAGACCACGCTGCTCGATCCGCCCGCGGATGATTTCGAGTCCATCGGGAGACGGCACGACCGAGTCCGCCTCCGCGCGCAGGGCACGGCGGAGCAGCTCGCCGTACTCGTCGTCGGGAGGGAAGGTCATGAGAACTGCTCCAGTGCCATCCGTAGTGCGGCCATGCCGCGGGCCGTGTGACTCTTCACGGCGCCCTTGCTGATCCCCATCGCGTGGGCGATCTCGGCTTCCGACAGGTCGCCGTAGTATCGCAGCACCAGTGCCTCGCGCTGCCGGGTGGGTAAGCCGCGCAGCGCCTCGATGACGGCCGAGCGCTCCAGTTCGCCGATCGCGCCGTTCTCAGCGCTGGGCGCGTCGGGCAGCCCCTTGGGCGCGTACTTCTCGACGACCGCTCGGTGCCGCAGCACGGAACGCGATCGGTTCACGACCGATTGCCGAAGGTAGGCCAGTGCCTTGTCGGTGTCCCTCAGCCTGCGCCAGGCGCCATGAAGGGCGACGAACGCGTCCTGAACGACCTCTTCGGCGCTGGCCACATCACGCACCAGCAGCACGGCGAGACGCACCAGTGACCGATAGTGAGCGCTGTAGAGCGCCGTCACGGCCATGTCGGCATCCCACCCGACGGGCACCGTTCCCAACGACCTGTCGGCCACGAGGGTCTCGGTGGTCACATCAATAGGACGCTCGTCATCCTCGGGGGGTTTACGTTCT
This region includes:
- the dnaJ gene encoding molecular chaperone DnaJ, yielding MSNDYYATLGVRRDASQEEIKKAYRRLARELHPDVNPDPETQERFKEINQAYEVLSDAGKRRMYDMGADPFGGGGGAGAGAGGFGAGFPFSDIMDAFFGSAGAARGPRSRARRGRNATIRVELDLAEAAFGTTREIVVDTAVVCEVCQGSGAASGTHPDTCDMCHGRGEVSQVTRSFLGQVMTSRPCPQCGGYGSVIRHPCMECSGEGRVRTRRTIKVRIPAGVEDGTHIQLAGEGEVGPGGGPPGDLFLEIVERPHQIFERRGDDLHCTVAIPMTAAALGTSLTIETLDGAEEIDIRPGTQAGQVIPLYGKGVQRLNETGRGDLLIHVNVETPSKLDPQQEELLRELAKLRGEERPPGKFSPGQQGFFSRLRDAFNGR
- a CDS encoding 16S rRNA (uracil(1498)-N(3))-methyltransferase is translated as MTVPVFLSDAAGQTGDTIVLDGPEGRHAAAVRRLRPGERIDLTDGAGRVAECTVTAAGKDSLTAEVLRRYEVPPPRPRLVVVQGLPKGDRGELAVEMMTEAGVDVIVPWAASRCVTQWKGDRAAKALARWRGTAREAAKQARRFHLPEVTEQATTAAVGALVSSAALAVVLHEEAAEPLSRLPLPEEPGDIVMIVGPEGGVTDEEIATLRAAGATPALLGPTVLRTSTAGVAAAAVLMSRCGRW
- a CDS encoding SigE family RNA polymerase sigma factor — protein: MAVTALYSAHYRSLVRLAVLLVRDVASAEEVVQDAFVALHGAWRRLRDTDKALAYLRQSVVNRSRSVLRHRAVVEKYAPKGLPDAPSAENGAIGELERSAVIEALRGLPTRQREALVLRYYGDLSEAEIAHAMGISKGAVKSHTARGMAALRMALEQFS